In Rattus norvegicus strain BN/NHsdMcwi chromosome 1, GRCr8, whole genome shotgun sequence, a genomic segment contains:
- the LOC134485033 gene encoding sperm motility kinase Y-like — protein sequence MPTETEEELPTPTPEPSISEEGNFHSQYQVLGTIGQGGNAKVLLAHHRLTGTPVAVKVLRKDKQWFQPAMMEANIMRKINHPNIVSLIQVIEKETRIYLIMELVEGQELYQYIRESGHIEEDEARQIFEQILSAVSYCHGKGIVHRDLKLDNIMIDKNKKVKVIDFGLSTQFQPGKMLNHHCGTYSFGSPELLLGHRYDGPKNDMWIIGVVLYCMVVGKLPFDSVIIQELQRQVVAGVYPAPCGVSKELEDLLSKLLRVNPNFRPTARKAMKHPWFKEHWNGLIGPYEEMLPLTPDPAILDAMKSIGFQASVVKHSLKQRKYDEEMATYFFLQKQALQGDGCTAQAQQVSPVAAPFPSLDPAAAFRLEPKRSGSLPVLGTLRVSSSHGHISHYGQNAHPKGGKRYTVAGCLRPLPMKPTKDHYHKCAVSVPCIQTTSIFSEKSSNKEIKEDNPLSHRAPLEDKPIPSRVRHRGFKGWTRNIANALIKLCCCIPRRKKPRLGQNRISPQK from the coding sequence atgcctacagagactgaggaggagttaccaacccctacacccgagcccagtatctctgaggagggcaacttccattcccaataccaagtattggggacaattgggcaagggggcaacgccaaagtcctcctggcccaccaccggctcacaggaaccccggtggctgtcaaagttctgcgaaaggacaagcagtggttccagccagccatgatggaagcaaacataatgagaaagatcaaccaccccaacatagtgtctctcatacaagttattgaaaaggaaacgagaatatacctcataatggagctggtggaaggccaagaactctaccagtacatcagagagtcagggcacatagaggaggatgaggcccggcaaatatttgaacagatattgtcagcagtgagctactgccatggaaaggggattgttcaccgagacctcaaactggacaatataatgatcgataaaaacaaaaaggtcaaagtcatcgactttgggcttagcacccaatttcaacctggaaaaatgctaaaccaccactgcggcacgtactcttttggttcccctgaactcctccttggccatcggtatgacgggccgaagaatgatatgtggattataggagtggtcttgtactgtatggtagtgggaaagctcccatttgattcagtgatcatccaagaactgcaaagacaagtagtggcaggggtatatcctgctccctgtggggtttcaaaagaactggaggacctccttagtaaattactgagggtaaatcccaactttagaccaacagcaagaaaggcgatgaaacacccttggttcaaagaacactggaacggattaataggtccctatgaagaaatgcttcccctcacaccagacccggccattttggatgccatgaaaagcattggattccaagcctctgtagtaaaacactctttaaaacaaagaaaatatgatgaggaaatggcaacttatttctttctacaaaagcaggctctccagggggatggctgcacagcccaggcacagcaagtgagtcccgttgcagcaccattccctagccttgatcctgctgctgcttttagattagaaccaaagaggagtggaagcctgccagtccttggcaccttgcgggtgtcatcctcccatggtcacatatctcactatggccagaatgctcatccaaaaggaggcaaaagataCACTGTGGCTGGTTGTCTCAGGCCTCTACCGATGAAACCTACAaaggaccactatcacaaatgtgccgtgagtgtcccatgcattcaaacaacaagcatcttcagtgagaagagtagcaataaggaaatcaaagaagacaacccactctcccacagagccccattagaggataagcccatccccagcagggtccggcacagaggttttaaggggtggaccaggaatatagcaaatgcccttataaagctgtgttgctgcattccaaggagaaagaaacctcgcctggggcagaacagaatctccccccagaaatga